From the Luteitalea sp. genome, the window TTCTGGCAATACCGTCGTAAACATTGCGGGGAGCGCAAACCTATTTGGCCAGCTCGTCACGGTCCGCATTGTGAGCGCTGGGCCCAACAGTGTGCGCGGTGAGCTGCTGGTGGGGCAACCACCACTGACCTCATAGGAAAGCGGAACGAGCGAGCACGACGCTCGAGTGCGGCAAGTCATGGGAAGGGCAGGAGCATCATGGAAATTGAGATGACGATCAAAGGGTTGATGGTCGATCCCGTCAACAATATGCCGATCGTAGTGCTCCGCGAGGAAGGAGGGGAGCGCGTCCTTCCGATCTGGGTTGGCGTCTTCGAAGCCAACGCGATCGCACTTCAGCTCGAAAACGTGACGCCTGCCCGGCCTATGACGCATGACTTGCTGCGGAATGTGATCGAGGACCTCGACGCCCAGGTCGAGCGGATCGTCGTCTACGATCTTCGTGAAACCACGTTCTTTGCCGTCATCCATCTGGCGCGGGCAGGGGAGCCTGTTGTGGTGGACTCTCGCCCCAGCGATGCAATTGCGCTGGCCCTTCGGGTGAGAGCGCCAATCTACGTCGAGGAAACCGTCATCGAGCGCGCGCGAAGCACGGAGGTTCTCAGCGGCAAGGAAGCGGAGGAGCGCCTGCAGAAGTGGCTCGAAAATCTCGACCCTGAGGATCTGGGCAAGTACAAGATGTAGGATTCAGGACTCACAATTTTCGCCCGTTTCGCCGTCGCCTTTCGCATGCAGGTTCCTGATTCCCACACCGACTGCCGCCCCCGGTTTCCTGTTTCCCGAGCTCACGCCCTTGCCCTTCCTCTCCCGAATGCATAGCGACCGGGTCCTGCGAGCAGGAGAGCGAGCGCCATCACGAGCACTGTGAGCGGATGCTCGTAGCCACCCTTGGTGAAATCGAAGCCGGCCTTCCAATGCACGGCAAAAATCGCACCGAGCATGTTGAGGATGACGAGCGAAGCACCGACATCGCTCCAAACTCCAAGCAGGAGGAGCGCGCCACCGACGACCTCCGCGACGATAGCGAAGACCAGGCTAGCTGCCGGAGCCGGCACCCCTATCTTCGAGAACGCGTCGAGTGTTTCAGCAAAGTCGGCGATCTTCGGCAACCCGTGATAGAGCAGAATGAGCCCCAACATCATGCGCAAGGCCAAGAGCGCAAGATCCACATTCCTCGGCATCGACATCCTCCAAGACATGGCCAGCGGGATGGCCGCGGGGCAAAAATTGACCCCGACCAACAAACCAGTCATGTCGGCCGGCCGACATCTTACCCAAACACCATGCTATCAACCACTTGCACATAGCGTGTCCAAGAGACCGCGCACACCTGCACGGACGAGGTGCTCGAGCCCCCTCAGGTGGGCGCTTGCACTTCCGGTTGACAGCATGGAGATAGCCTCTCTAGAATATCCCGAGTCCGCTGAATGATTCTCGCCATTGCCAATCAAAAAGGCGGCGTAGGCAAGACGACCACTGCCATCAACCTTGCCGCAGCCCTCGCCCTTCGTGACAAGCCGACGCTCCTCGTAGATCTTGATCCTCAAGGAAATAGCACGCTCTCATTTCTGGATCACACGCAGGTCTCTCGCCACATGTACGACGCGATCGTCGGCGAGGACGGCTGTCGCATGCGCGACGTTGTCGCGGCATCTCGTCACCCCAATCTTTTCGTCGCACCGGCGCGCATCGCCTTGGCCAAGATCGAGGCGAAGCTGGTGGGGGAGCTCGACGCTCACTATCGTCTCAAGGATCGCCTGACGGAGGTTCAGGACCAATTCCCCAATATTGTGATCGACTGCCCGCCGACGCTAGGTCTCCTGACCGTGAATGCGCTCGTCGCCGCCACGCATTTGCTCATTCCAATCCAGTCGTCGTACTTCGCTCTCGAGGGCACAGACGATCTGCTGGAGACGGTGGAGAAGGTGCGGTTACGGGCGAATCCAGTGCTCCAGATTCTCGGCGTCCTGATCACGATGCATGACAAACGGACGTCATTGGCGCGCGACATTCGATCACAGATCCAGAAGGTCTTCGGTGCGAAGGTCTTCAGGACTGTCATCACCAAGAGCGTCCGTCTCGAAGAGAGTCCTGCCTACAAGGAATCCATCTTCTCGTACGCCCCAGAGTCTTCTGGCGCGTCTGAATACTACAGCCTGAGCGAAGAGGTGATCGAACGTGGCTAAGCGAGGTCTTCCGGAAACCATCAGGATGCGCCACGACGAGCACTATGTCGAGGCGCTGACCGCCTCAACCGGGGAACCAGTCGGGCGAATGGTTCCCATCGAGACGATTGATCCCAACCCGAACCAGCCTCGTCAAGTGATGGGAGATCTCTCCGAGCTCATTGCCTCGATCAAAGAGCATGGCATCGTTGAGCCGCTCGTCGTTCGGCAGCGGAGCAGTCGATACCAAATCATCGCTGGAGAGCGTCGATACCAAGCTGCCGTACAGCTCGGGCTCGCTGATGTGCCCGTCGTTATCCGCGACGTTGACGAGGTTGGAATTCTCGAGGTCGCCCTTGTGGAGAATCTCCAACGTAAAGACCTGACGCCGTTCGAAGAAGCGGAGGCGCTTCAGGCGCTCTGTCAGCGTGCGGGCTATACGCACGAAACGCTGGCGCGGAAGCTAGGGAAGTCTCGCACAGCCATCACTGAGTCGCTCTCGCTCAATCACATGCCGAATTCCGTCAAGAATCTATGTCGGCTGGCCGACATTGGCTCTAAATCCTTACTTTTGCAAGTAGTTAGGCAGGGCGACGCAGAAAAGATGGTCGCACTGGTGGAGCAGATTAGCCGCGATGGCGGGATGACACGCCAGCAGGTCCGCGAGAGCGCCCCGCCTCGGCTCCAGACTGGCAGGCCAAAGCCGTTTACGTTCAACTATCGTGCTCCAACGAAGGCGTTCTCCGTCACGCTGAATTTCAAGAAATCGCAAGTTGAGCGCAACGAAGTCATCGAGGCACTCGAAACGATCCTCGCTGAGCTGAGATCCCAAGAATCCTTACCGGCCTCCGCTCCACCCGTTGATGGTGAACAGACGCACTAATCGGCTGTCGCGCACCGAACGGCGGAGCAGCGCCCATCATCAACGTACGATTCACACACCCGCGCAACAACGACCTTGGACCTTCCGGCAGGGGGAGCAGATCCTTCCGTCTGTGGATGCCTCACTGACACCAGAACGGGGAAGCATCACCTAACGGCGGAACGAACGTGTCTGAGACAGGGGCTCCGATAGCTGTAAGTTAACATAATATCTATTATCAGACCCAAAGAACATCCGGCCAAAACTCCGCCTGTTGAAGGTCTGTGCGCCATGCTCTCTGGTCTCTGACCTAGAATCGGTTCAAGCACCGCGAAACGGACGCCTCGGCGCGGCGTCTCTACCCGCCGGTCCCCGACGTTCGCGCCGAGTCGTCAGCGACCGCGGCTCCTCCCGGGCGGCCGCCGGTCCGCTCGACTCCACGCGCTCAGGGCCATCGGCAGTGTCTGTGACGCAGCTAGCAGCGGCCCGCCCGAGGCCTCGTCTTACCGCCCGCGGAGCGCGTGATATCGTCTGACCTTGGAGGAAGTCGGATTCCTTCGTCTACCTCGAGATATGCTACGGATCCTCGATCGCTACCTCATCCGCGAAGCGATTACCCCAACGCTCCTTGCGCTGCTGATCTTCACGTTCGTGCTCGAAATTCCCATCATCATGCGGGATTTGGAGCCGCTGCTGACCGCAGGTGTCTCGTGGGCTCTCGCGGGCCGGATTCTGCTCCTGCTGCTGCCACAGGCGCTGGCGATCACCATTCCGATGGCGCTGATGGTGGGGTTACTGGTCGCCCTCGGCCGCTTCTCGGCCGATCGTGAAAGCGTTGCCCTTCAGGCCTGCGGCGTCAGCCTTCTTCGCCTGCTCCGGCCTATCGGGCTGCTCGCCGTTGTCAGTACGCTGGCGAGTGGATACGTGATGCTCGAGGCGCTGCCGAACGCCAACAGGAGCTATCGAGAAGTCATGTATCGGATCGTGGCCAACGAGGCGCAAACCCGCATCCGGCCGAGGGTGTTCTTCGAGGGATTCCCCGACATGGTGCTCTACGCGCGCGACGTTCAGCCAGGCGGCGTGGGATGGCGCGAGCTGTTCATTGCAGACTCCAGAAACGCCAAGGAGCCACAGATCATTACCGCCACCAGCGGTCGCTTGGTCCTGGACCGCCAAGCACAGCGGGTCGACCTGGCGCTGGAGCGAGGCGTCGTGCACCGCTTCGGCAGCAGTGGCGATTACTTCGTCGACTCCTTCCAAACCCGCACGGTCTCGCTCGATCCGGAAACCATCTTTCGCAATACGAGCGTCTCCAAGGACGAGAACTCGATGACCATCGCAGAGCTGCGGGAGGTTGCCGGGCAGGTCGCCAAGGCGGGACTGTCACCGCACAGCCCCGTCATGGCCATTCACCGCAAGTTCTCGATCCCCGTGGCCTGTCTCGTCTTTGGGATCCTGGCCCTGGGCTTGGGCGTCACCGACCGCAAGGACGCCAAGCAGAACAGTTTCGTCATCGGGCTGGGCATATTCTTCGCGTGGTACACCTTCATGTATCTTGGCCAATCGTTGGCCAAAGGCGGTCAGATCCCTCCCGAGCCGGCGATGTGGATCCCCAACATTGTGCTCGGAGGTGCTGGCATCGTCCTCCTCGTCTTTCGGGTCCGCGGGAAGGAGCTCGGCGATGAGCTGCGCTTGCCGCTCACAGGCGCCATCCAGCGCCTGTTCGCACGGGCGCCCAGCTTCGGACTCACGCCCGCGGCCTCCCGACCGGTGGCAAGAACCCGACGGGGCAATCACCAGCCTGCCGTACTTGTCATCCGCGTGCCCAGGCAGCTCTTCACGCGCACCGGTATCCTCGACCGATACATTGCCAGCCGGTACCTGCGCGTGTTCGGCCTCACAATGGCCGCCATGCTGGGGCTGTTCTACATCGGCGAGTTCACCCAGCTCTCGGAAAAGCTGTTCAAGGGGCAAGCCACGGGCGCGATGCTGCTCCGTTATTTCGTGCTGTCGACGCCTCAGTACACGTACTACGCGACGGCACTGAGCTCGCTCGTGGGAGCCATTGCTGCCGTTGGGCTCCTGACGCGTACGAGCGAGCTGACCGCGATGCGCGCCTGCGGAGTGAGTCTCTATCGGGCGAGCGTTCCCCTGCTGCTGTTCGGCGCTCTCTGGAGCGGCTTACTGTTCAGCTTGGAAGAAACGATCCTCCCCTCGACGAATCGCGAAGCCAAGAAGCTGTACGACGAGATCCGCGGGCGCGCCCCGCGAACCACCAACGTGCTCCAGCGGCAGTGGCTCGCGAGTGCTGGGAGCCGGCTCTATCACTATGCCTACTATGACCCGCCAGCGAGACGTTTCGGCGACCTCACCATCTACGATCTGGGAGAGACGCCGTCCACGATCAGCCGGCGCACCTACACTGCGTACGCGCAGTACGGAACGGGGCCCGAGCGTCAGGGCGTCTGGCACGCTGGAGCCGGTTGGATCCGAGAGTTCGAAAGCGGTTCCGTGTCGCGCTACGAAGCGTTCAACAATCGGACGCTGCCCATCGAGTCCCCCGACTACTTCACCCAAGAGGAAGTCAACGCGGATGTCGCCGAGAGACTCGGGTACCGAGACCTCGCCCGCTACATCACCGATCTCCGGACAGCCGGCTTCAACGTCGCCTCGCTCGCCGTCCAGCTCCACCGCAAGCTCGCCTTCCCTTTCGTGACCGTGATCATGACGCTCATCGCCATACCGTTTGCGGTCACCACTGGACGCCGCGGTGCCCTTTACGGCATCGGCGCCGGCATCGTCTTGGCCATTGCTTACCAAACCATTCAGAGCGCTGCCGCCGCCGTCGGAAGCGCCGGAATGCTGCCTCCCCTGCTTGCCGCCTGGGCACCCAACCTCCTCTTCGCCTCTTCGGCCGGCTATCTCTTGTTCACTGTCCGGACATAAACAGTGGCCAGTGGTCAGTGATCAGTGGTCAGCCGATGCGCGATCTTCCGGAGGTTGCGTCGTCTGCCGGCGGTGGCTCGCCGCTAGCCCGCGGGGTGTTCGTCAATCGGCTGGCCACTGACCACTGATCACTGGCCACTACTCTTGTGCCCGGGGATGGAACTGCTCGTAGAGCTGTTTGAGCCGGGCCTCGAGAACATGCGTATAGATCTGTGTGGTAGACAGATCGCTGTGCCCGAGCATCGCTTGGATGGCACGAAGATCGGCGCCGCGCTCGAGCAAATGGGTAGCGAAGGAATGGCGAATAATATGAGGTGAGGTGCGGCTCTTGATGCCCGCTTGCCGCGCGTACTGCCGCAGGAGCTTCCAGAACCCGACTCGGGTCAGTGACGTCCCGCCACGAGCATTGACGAAGAGCCGAGGCGATGTGCGTCCCTTCAGCAGCTGTGGTCGTGCGTCGCGCACGTACCGCGCCACCCAGTCGGCGGCGTGCCGGCCGATCGGGACAAGCCGCTGCTTACTGCCCTTCCCCGTGCACGTCACGCACCCGGCGGCGAGGTTCAGGTCTGCCGGCTTGAGCTCGACGAGCTCCGAGACCCGCAGCCCGGTGGCGTACAGCAGCTCGATCAGCGCGCGATCGCGCATTCCGCGTGGCGTGGAGACATCGGGTGCGGCAAGCAGGGTGTCCACTTCCTCTAGCGAGAGGTAGTCCGGCAGTGTTTGCCATGCCCGCGGCGCGCGAAGATCGGCAGCAGGATCATCGGCGAGCCGGCGATCCAATAGGAGAAACTTGTAAAAGCTGCGTAGCGTCGCAATGACTCGCGCAACGGACCGCGGCGAGTAGCCCTCGCCCATGAGAGCACGTACAAACGCCTCGAGCGCGCCCCGGTCGAGCGCTTCGATCGGCAATTCGCGCCCTGCGGCAAATCGCGCGAGTAGTACGAGGTCGTGACCGTAGCTCTCGACCGTATGCGCCGACAATCGGCGGGCCACGCGCAAGTGATCGAGGTAGGTGTCGACGAGCTGCGACATCGGTGAATCTCGAGTAGTGGTCAGTGGTTAATGTCAGTGGTCAGTGGCCAGCCGATTGACGAACGCCCGCGGGCTAGCAGCGAACCACCGCTGGCAAACGACGCAACCTCCGGAAGATCGCGCATCGGCTGACCACTGGCCACTGATCACTGCCGTTGACATGCCGGAGCACGAGCAGTACGATTCGCCGCTGCGAACCACGGCCCCCGTTGATGCTGTCTGGCACCAGCCTCGCCGGACGACTGATCATCATGCAAAGACACTCGAAATGGGAATTCCTACCTACCGAAGCCATTAATCCAGCGAGCTTGGACCTCGACAAGGCGCCCATCCCCGACATCATCGATCTCATGGTCAGTGAGGACCGGAAGGTCGTCGCGGCCGTGCAGCGTGAAAAAGACCGTATCGCCAACGGCGCGCAGATCATCGTCGAGTCCCTCAAGAAGGGCGGACGAATCGTATTTGTCGGTGCCGGTACGAGCGGCCGCCTGGGTGTGCTCGAGGCAGCAGAGATGCCGCCAACCTTCGGCGTGCCCTCTAGTCTGGTCCAAGCCGTCATGGCCGGTGGCAAAGAGGCCGTCTTTCGGGCCCGCGAAGGCGTGGAGGACGACTACGAGGAGGGCGCTCGAGCTATCGCGCGCCTCCGGCCGTCGAAAAAGGATGTGGTAGTCGGCGTCTCGGCCAGCGGGATGACGCCGTTCGTCCGCGGTGCCCTGACCCGCGCCCGCAAGGCTGGGTTGCGTATCATCTTCGTGACCTGCTGGCCTGGAACCGAGCTGCAGAACTTCGTCGACCTCATCATTGCGCCGAGTGTCGGCCCAGAGGTCTTGACCGGCTCGACCCGCTTGAAGGCGGGCACCGCCACCAAGATGGTCCTCAACATGCTGACAACGGTCAGCATGGTCCGCACGGGGAAGACGTACGGCAACCTGATGGTCGACGTGCAGACCGGATCCGAGAAGCTGCGCGATCGCGCACGGCGGATCATCGGCATCGTCACCGGCATGGAGTACGACGCGGCGGACAAGCTGCTCAAGAAATCCAAGGGGAACGTCAAGGCAGCTATCGTCATGGCCAAGACAGGCCTGCCGCTCAAGAAGGCGATTAGCCGGCTCCGCGCGGCGGACAGCTCGATGCGCGATGCCATTGGTGAGGACATCGAGCCCCGACTGCGTGACCTGCTCGGAAAGACAGTGACGAGTGACGAGTGACTGTCACTCGTCACTGATAAGAGCTGCGGCGGCACGATCGCAGATGAGCTCGACGTGCCGGTGCAACTGCAGAAACGACGCGGGCAGGCGCGTCGTCAGAGGACCAGACACGATGCGGGCCACCGCACGGGCCTTCGACTTCCCCGTCGCCATCAACACGATCCGCCGCGCCTTGAGAATCGTCCCCATCCCCATCGAGAGCGCTTCTTGCGGGACGGCCTCGGCATTGCCGCCGAAGAACAGCGCGTTGGCCCGCCGTGTGCTTGGTCTGAGCATGGCGCGATGCGTCCGCGCGCAGAGGCACGGGCCCGGTTCGTTGAAGCCGATGTGACCGTTCGCGCCGATTCCGAGCAGCTGCAGATCGATCCCCCCCGCCGCCTCGATGTCGGTCTCGTAACGCTCGCACTCTCTTTCCGGATCGGCCGCGTCACCGCGGAGCAAGTGTGCACGCGCAGACGGCAAGTTGACGTGGGCGAACAAGTGCTGGCGCATGTAGGCGTGGTAGCTGCCCGGATGATCCGGACCGATGCCGAGGAACTCGTCGAGGTTGAACGTCGTGGCCCGGCCGAAATCGAGCGCCCCCTCGTCTCCCAAGCGCGCCAAGAGCCGATAGAGTCGCATCGGGGTGCGCCCGGTGGGCAGCCCGAGGACGGCTGCCGCATCAGCGGCGAGCACCTCCGCGACCCGCTCCGCCGCGGCGGCGGCAACCTCGCGCTCCGTTGTGCGAAGAGTCAGTCTCACGCGCTCTTGTACCGGGGCAGGCTGGCACCACCGCGCGCTTCGGCCAACGCCATCAACACGGCTCCATACGCGGGCTCCTGCTTCAATACCTGGACCATGCTGCGTGGCGCGAGCTCCGGCAGCCGCGCGGTGAGCGACGAGACGAGCACCGGCACGGCCTGGAAAATACCGCCGGCCAGCACGAAGGGAAAGACCTCCTGTGCCATATCGAGCTGCGCGACGACCGAAGCCGCCGACGCCACGAGCTCACCCGCCGCGTGCTCGAGGATACCGGTGGCCATGTCGTCACCCTCCTCGTGCGCTCGCTGAACCGCGCCAGCCAGCGTCGCGATGGCGCTCGGCCGCAGAGAGCGCGTGTAGACCTCCCGCACGAGATCCCGAGGCTCGTCGATACCGAAGTGCGCGAGCACGTGCCGCGTGAGCGCGGTCGAGCCGCCCCGACCATCCGCGGCGCGCACCACTGCCCGCAGGGCGTGCCGACCCAGCCAGTAGCCACTACCCTCGTCTCCCAGCACGGAACCCCAGCCGCCAGCGCGCGCCGCCTCGTTACGCGCATTGCGGCCGTAGGCAATCGAGCCCGTCCCAGAAATAACGGCCACGCCCGGACCGTCACCAACGCCTGCCACGAGCGCAATGAGCGCGTCGTTGGTCACCACCACGCGCGCCCGGTAGCCGATGCGCCGCATGACCGCCTGAACGACCTCGGCGTCCTCTTCTCGATCCACGCCGGCAATGCCGAGGCAGATCGCCTGTGGCACGATGGTGCTGCTCCCAATCGCCTCTTCCATGACCTCGTGGAGCGCCTTCTCTACCTCGAGCTCGCCCTGCGCCTGCAAGTTCGCACCCGCGCCTTGCGCGCGCGACATCACCGTGCCTCGCCCGTCGGCGAGTAGGCAAACCGTCTTCGTCCCTCCGGCATCGATTCCGAGCACGTGCATCGCGGTCGCTCGGTGACGGAGTATACTCGGTTCTCCCCGTTTGGCCGTCCCGTCACTGTCCCGGTCTCAGTAGCCCTATTCGTCTAGAACGAGGGTGACGGAATCTCCGGTATACTCGACTCGCGCGCGCGTCGATCGGCGATGGTCGCCTACGGAGGGCCTCACGGGCTCCTCGCGGAGAGATCGCACATTGCACCTACGTGAAGCAGAGCGAAGTCAGAATACTGGAGTCTGTGACACGTCAGTACACGCGGTCCGCGGGCTCTTCCAATCCGCCCTGCTCCTCGTCGCGCTTCTGTGTGGGGCGGGGCTCATCGTCAAGGCCGCACCAGGGCGATCCGACGGACAGACGACCGGCCCGTCGAGCCCAGAGAGGTCGTCACGTGAGGTGCGGGCGCTGTGGGTCGCGCGCACATCGCTCGTGTCGCCGACCGACGTCGCCAAGGTCGTCGATGACGCGCGACGCTACGGATTCAATACGCTGCTCGTGCAGGTTCGTGGCAGAGGCGACGCATACTTCAATGGGGGCATTGAGCCTCGTGCGGAATTGCTCGCCGGCCAGGCAGCCTCGTTCGATCCGCTCCAGGAGCTAATCGCCACAGCGCATCCGGCGGAGATCGAGGTGCACGCATGGATCAGCGTCAACCTCGTGTCGAGCGCGACGACACTGCCAACCTCACGCGACCATGTCGTCCACGCCCACCCAGAGTGGCTCATGGTCCCGCGCGACTTAGCGCGTAGGCTCGGGAAGCTCGATCCCAGTCGTCCCGAGTACGTGCAGCGATTGGCTGCATGGACGCGGGCGCACAACCAGCAGACCGAGGGCCTCTTCGTCTCACCCATTGCAAAGGACGCCGCGGCACACACGCACGACGTCGTCACCGACCTCGTGC encodes:
- a CDS encoding family 10 glycosylhydrolase; amino-acid sequence: MTESPVYSTRARVDRRWSPTEGLTGSSRRDRTLHLREAERSQNTGVCDTSVHAVRGLFQSALLLVALLCGAGLIVKAAPGRSDGQTTGPSSPERSSREVRALWVARTSLVSPTDVAKVVDDARRYGFNTLLVQVRGRGDAYFNGGIEPRAELLAGQAASFDPLQELIATAHPAEIEVHAWISVNLVSSATTLPTSRDHVVHAHPEWLMVPRDLARRLGKLDPSRPEYVQRLAAWTRAHNQQTEGLFVSPIAKDAAAHTHDVVTDLVRRYPVDGVHLDYVRYPNAEFDYSRAALEAFRAEIRPTLAPEASRRLDAARESDVTAYADAFQDAWDAFRRTRLTHLVERLASAVRAVRPTVFISAAVIPDPTEATNARLQEWPTWLERGLIDVICPMMYTSSAQRFAGQADLIQDAAGSSVWVGIGAWQLSPAETVQRIEAARARNFAGVALFSYDSLAARRRPFLTTVDRRAFQATANGAPGSR
- the nagB gene encoding glucosamine-6-phosphate deaminase translates to MRLTLRTTEREVAAAAAERVAEVLAADAAAVLGLPTGRTPMRLYRLLARLGDEGALDFGRATTFNLDEFLGIGPDHPGSYHAYMRQHLFAHVNLPSARAHLLRGDAADPERECERYETDIEAAGGIDLQLLGIGANGHIGFNEPGPCLCARTHRAMLRPSTRRANALFFGGNAEAVPQEALSMGMGTILKARRIVLMATGKSKARAVARIVSGPLTTRLPASFLQLHRHVELICDRAAAALISDE
- a CDS encoding ParB/RepB/Spo0J family partition protein; the encoded protein is MAKRGLPETIRMRHDEHYVEALTASTGEPVGRMVPIETIDPNPNQPRQVMGDLSELIASIKEHGIVEPLVVRQRSSRYQIIAGERRYQAAVQLGLADVPVVIRDVDEVGILEVALVENLQRKDLTPFEEAEALQALCQRAGYTHETLARKLGKSRTAITESLSLNHMPNSVKNLCRLADIGSKSLLLQVVRQGDAEKMVALVEQISRDGGMTRQQVRESAPPRLQTGRPKPFTFNYRAPTKAFSVTLNFKKSQVERNEVIEALETILAELRSQESLPASAPPVDGEQTH
- a CDS encoding DoxX family membrane protein — protein: MTGLLVGVNFCPAAIPLAMSWRMSMPRNVDLALLALRMMLGLILLYHGLPKIADFAETLDAFSKIGVPAPAASLVFAIVAEVVGGALLLLGVWSDVGASLVILNMLGAIFAVHWKAGFDFTKGGYEHPLTVLVMALALLLAGPGRYAFGRGRARA
- the murQ gene encoding N-acetylmuramic acid 6-phosphate etherase; this encodes MQRHSKWEFLPTEAINPASLDLDKAPIPDIIDLMVSEDRKVVAAVQREKDRIANGAQIIVESLKKGGRIVFVGAGTSGRLGVLEAAEMPPTFGVPSSLVQAVMAGGKEAVFRAREGVEDDYEEGARAIARLRPSKKDVVVGVSASGMTPFVRGALTRARKAGLRIIFVTCWPGTELQNFVDLIIAPSVGPEVLTGSTRLKAGTATKMVLNMLTTVSMVRTGKTYGNLMVDVQTGSEKLRDRARRIIGIVTGMEYDAADKLLKKSKGNVKAAIVMAKTGLPLKKAISRLRAADSSMRDAIGEDIEPRLRDLLGKTVTSDE
- a CDS encoding LptF/LptG family permease, yielding MLRILDRYLIREAITPTLLALLIFTFVLEIPIIMRDLEPLLTAGVSWALAGRILLLLLPQALAITIPMALMVGLLVALGRFSADRESVALQACGVSLLRLLRPIGLLAVVSTLASGYVMLEALPNANRSYREVMYRIVANEAQTRIRPRVFFEGFPDMVLYARDVQPGGVGWRELFIADSRNAKEPQIITATSGRLVLDRQAQRVDLALERGVVHRFGSSGDYFVDSFQTRTVSLDPETIFRNTSVSKDENSMTIAELREVAGQVAKAGLSPHSPVMAIHRKFSIPVACLVFGILALGLGVTDRKDAKQNSFVIGLGIFFAWYTFMYLGQSLAKGGQIPPEPAMWIPNIVLGGAGIVLLVFRVRGKELGDELRLPLTGAIQRLFARAPSFGLTPAASRPVARTRRGNHQPAVLVIRVPRQLFTRTGILDRYIASRYLRVFGLTMAAMLGLFYIGEFTQLSEKLFKGQATGAMLLRYFVLSTPQYTYYATALSSLVGAIAAVGLLTRTSELTAMRACGVSLYRASVPLLLFGALWSGLLFSLEETILPSTNREAKKLYDEIRGRAPRTTNVLQRQWLASAGSRLYHYAYYDPPARRFGDLTIYDLGETPSTISRRTYTAYAQYGTGPERQGVWHAGAGWIREFESGSVSRYEAFNNRTLPIESPDYFTQEEVNADVAERLGYRDLARYITDLRTAGFNVASLAVQLHRKLAFPFVTVIMTLIAIPFAVTTGRRGALYGIGAGIVLAIAYQTIQSAAAAVGSAGMLPPLLAAWAPNLLFASSAGYLLFTVRT
- the xerD gene encoding site-specific tyrosine recombinase XerD, with the protein product MSQLVDTYLDHLRVARRLSAHTVESYGHDLVLLARFAAGRELPIEALDRGALEAFVRALMGEGYSPRSVARVIATLRSFYKFLLLDRRLADDPAADLRAPRAWQTLPDYLSLEEVDTLLAAPDVSTPRGMRDRALIELLYATGLRVSELVELKPADLNLAAGCVTCTGKGSKQRLVPIGRHAADWVARYVRDARPQLLKGRTSPRLFVNARGGTSLTRVGFWKLLRQYARQAGIKSRTSPHIIRHSFATHLLERGADLRAIQAMLGHSDLSTTQIYTHVLEARLKQLYEQFHPRAQE
- a CDS encoding AAA family ATPase codes for the protein MILAIANQKGGVGKTTTAINLAAALALRDKPTLLVDLDPQGNSTLSFLDHTQVSRHMYDAIVGEDGCRMRDVVAASRHPNLFVAPARIALAKIEAKLVGELDAHYRLKDRLTEVQDQFPNIVIDCPPTLGLLTVNALVAATHLLIPIQSSYFALEGTDDLLETVEKVRLRANPVLQILGVLITMHDKRTSLARDIRSQIQKVFGAKVFRTVITKSVRLEESPAYKESIFSYAPESSGASEYYSLSEEVIERG
- a CDS encoding bifunctional nuclease family protein, with the translated sequence MEIEMTIKGLMVDPVNNMPIVVLREEGGERVLPIWVGVFEANAIALQLENVTPARPMTHDLLRNVIEDLDAQVERIVVYDLRETTFFAVIHLARAGEPVVVDSRPSDAIALALRVRAPIYVEETVIERARSTEVLSGKEAEERLQKWLENLDPEDLGKYKM
- a CDS encoding ATPase, translating into MHVLGIDAGGTKTVCLLADGRGTVMSRAQGAGANLQAQGELEVEKALHEVMEEAIGSSTIVPQAICLGIAGVDREEDAEVVQAVMRRIGYRARVVVTNDALIALVAGVGDGPGVAVISGTGSIAYGRNARNEAARAGGWGSVLGDEGSGYWLGRHALRAVVRAADGRGGSTALTRHVLAHFGIDEPRDLVREVYTRSLRPSAIATLAGAVQRAHEEGDDMATGILEHAAGELVASAASVVAQLDMAQEVFPFVLAGGIFQAVPVLVSSLTARLPELAPRSMVQVLKQEPAYGAVLMALAEARGGASLPRYKSA